From Tripterygium wilfordii isolate XIE 37 chromosome 13, ASM1340144v1, whole genome shotgun sequence, the proteins below share one genomic window:
- the LOC120013791 gene encoding myb family transcription factor PHL5-like, whose product MNNNHNVYCQVQIQRKAGLEFSDIGLQQSFNMGISQQNKNLQPTKPSTPILSRFESPPVSAFYGTEWFMEFPQYMNTCAQTHSSNYSSRESSFIESTEQAQLQSKDTLQSFVKCHCYGHQNKNCSQKSSKIPYRNINPGDKFLQFQRGRLLEGDASVTGKQLTVPSEGFQANIVPCSSSGYSFARPGFSSQQEKKSPSFSSSPHKTRIRWTQDLHQKFVASVNCLGGAEKATPKAILKQMDTDGLTIFHVKSHLQKYRTAKYMLDSTEGKSEKTRSTNDSLKLDVKSGLQIKEALQLQVDVQRQLHEQLEVQRNLQLRIEEQGRKLQMMFELQHKQKSLLSAQDSDIVSSPADLPFSIQDDEVSVVKGSQNTQFPSKIS is encoded by the exons ATGAACAACAATCACAACGTTTATTGCCAAGTACAAATTCAGCGAAAAGCCGGACTCGAATTCTCTGATATTGGTTTACAGCAGTCTTTCAACATGGGAATATCTCAACAGAACAAAAACCTTCAGCCTACAAAGCCATCAACACCAATTCTAAGCAGATTCGAATCACCACCGGTCTCAGCTTTTTACGGGACGGAATGGTTCATGGAGTTTCCACAGTATATGAATACTTGTGCACAGACTCATTCTTCAAATTACTCTTCAAGGGAAAGTTCTTTTATTGAATCGACAGAACAAGCTCAACTGCAAAGTAAGGACACCTTGCAATCATTTGTCAAGTGTCACTGCTATGGTCATCAGAACAAAAACTGCTCTCAGAAATCAAGTAAAATTCCTTACAGGAACATTAATCCAGGGGACAAGTTTCTTCAATTTCAACGTGGTCGTTTGCTTGAAGGCGATGCATCTGTAACTGGCAAGCAATTAACAGTTCCATCAGAAGGATTTCAGGCCAATATA GTTCCGTGTAGTTCAAGTGGTTATTCATTTGCGCGACCGGGTTTCTCTTCTCAGCAAGAGAAGAAATCTCCAAGCTTTTCATCTTCTCCACATAAAACCCGGATAAGATGGACTCAAGATCTTCATCAGAAGTTTGTGGCGTCCGTAAATTGCCTTGGGGGCGCTGAGA AGGCAACACCAAAGGCTATACTGAAGCAGATGGACACTGATGGATTGACAATCTTTCATGTGAAGAGTCATTTGCAG aaATATCGAACTGCAAAATACATGCTGGATTCCACAGAAG GGAAATCCGAGAAAACGAGGAGTACGAATGATTCACTTAAGCTTGACGTgaaaag TGGATTGCAAATCAAAGAGGCCTTGCAGCTTCAAGTAGATGTCCAAAGGCAACTTCATGAACAACTAGAGGTTCAGAGAAATCTGCAGTTGCGGATTGAGGAACAAGGCAGAAAGCTGCAGATGATGTTCGAGCTGCAACATAAACAGAAGAGCCTGTTGAGTGCTCAAGATTCAGACATTGTGTCGTCGCCGGCCGATCTGCCATTTAGCATTCAAGATGATGAGGTTTCAGTTGTAAAAGGTTCTCAAAACACTCAGTTCCCGTCGAAGATAAGCTAG
- the LOC120013497 gene encoding uncharacterized protein LOC120013497: MKSSSVKIKTLIHTLIVSHVCRIVRVMAKAKSIIRDIIKETQLTKTSARNKYKNRKRVLDSFRLHYNWCSNSHVVPVPARVLEAASENCSSSWYYDPSWNSIISTDEQCEEGAGLSVYLQWLEESVDDEEEKKNEINRLADLFIANCHEKFLLEKQESYRMFQEMLARSL; this comes from the coding sequence ATGAAATCAAGCTCCGTCAAGATCAAAACCCTAATCCACACCCTCATAGTCTCACACGTTTGCCGCATCGTTCGTGTCATGGCCAAAGCAAAATCCATTATCAGAGACATTATCAAAGAAACCCAGCTCACAAAAACTAGTGCTAGGAATAAGTACAAGAACAGGAAGAGAGTCTTGGATTCATTTAGGCTGCACTATAACTGGTGCTCTAATTCACATGTGGTACCGGTGCCGGCTCGGGTTTTAGAAGCAGCTAGTGAGAACTGCAGCAGCAGCTGGTACTATGATCCCTCGTGGAACTCTATCATTTCAACTGATGAGCAGTGTGAAGAGGGTGCAGGGTTATCAGTTTACCTTCAATGGCTTGAAGAGTCAGTTGATGatgaagaggagaagaagaatgagaTTAATCGGCTAGCGGATTTGTTCATTGCCAACTGCCATGAGAAGTTTCTGTTGGAGAAGCAGGAGTCATATAGGATGTTCCAGGAAATGCTGGCTAGAAGCTTGTAG